A stretch of Ipomoea triloba cultivar NCNSP0323 chromosome 11, ASM357664v1 DNA encodes these proteins:
- the LOC115997567 gene encoding peptidyl-prolyl cis-trans isomerase CYP21-1: MGRGISALLRPRYLLIFLLALVLIYFASSSFRQEEEKVEEVFEVTHRVFLDVDIDKQRVGRIVIGLYGKVVPKTTENFRALCTGEMGKTANGITLHYKGTPFHRIIPGFMIQGGDIAYGDGRGNDSIYGGSFPDENFKIRHSHPGVVSMVNFGPHSNGCQFFITTVKASWLDGEHVVFGKVIEGMDTVYAVEGGAGTYSGKPRKKVIIGDSGEIPKSEWDEDNRSSTS, translated from the exons ATGGGTCGAGGGATCTCAGCTCTACTGCGCCCACGCTACCTTCTCATCTTCCTCCTCGCTTTGGTTCTCATATATTTCGCTTCCTCCTCATTTCGCCAG GAGGAAGAAAAGGTGGAGGAGGTGTTTGAAGTCACCCATAGAGTATTTTTGGATGTTGATATAGATAAGCAGCGTGTAG GAAGAATTGTTATTGGATTATATGGCAAAGTTGTACCAAAAACAACAG AGAATTTCAGGGCTTTGTGCACAG GAGAGATGGGGAAGACTGCTAACGGTATTACACTTCATTACAAAGGAACACCATTTCATCGCATAATACCTGGGTTCATGATTCAAGGTGGAGATATTGCATATGGTGATGGAAGGGGAAATGATTCCATATATGGTGGTAGCTTTCCTGATGAAAATTTCAAGATTAGGCATTCCCACCCAG GTGTTGTTTCCATGGTGAACTTTGGACCTCATTCCAATGGCTGCCAGTTTTTCATAACAACTGTCAAGGCAAGCTG GTTGGATGGGGAGCATGTTGTCTTTGGGAAAGTTATCGAAGGCATGGACACTGTATATGCGGTTGAGGGCGGGGCAGGAACCTACAGCGGAAAACCTAGGAAGAAGGTAATCATCGGTGATTCTGGAGAGATACCTAAGAGCGAATGGGATGAGGATAATCGGAGTTCAACGTCGTAA